A single region of the Plantactinospora soyae genome encodes:
- a CDS encoding winged helix DNA-binding domain-containing protein, giving the protein MTNRSTAIPQLSWSDVCGRRLDRHGLSAPVRDGTPADAVAAMCGAHAQVLSAAEVSIGLRVAGATRADVADALWRERSLVKTFGPRGTVHLLPTRELPLWTGALSAIPPSSTTMPADARLTPDQTDEVIAAVAAALADAELTIDELSTEVVARTSPWAADPVVPAFGGRWPRWRQAMHLAAHRGALCFGPNRGRKVTYTSPRRWLPGLQPAPAADALAGLVRRYLHAYGPATPQQFAQWLSAPRRWATELFDSLASELEEVEVDGSPAWVRAGDTEPPPTPPHGVQLLPYFDAYTVGCHPRNRLFPGPAAQRALAGGQAGNFPVLLIDGTVAGVWHQRRSRRSLDVTVEPLTPLTVAERRELDDRVERLGQILEEKPQLTIGTVLVGGHA; this is encoded by the coding sequence ATGACCAACCGTTCCACCGCCATCCCGCAGCTGTCCTGGTCCGACGTATGTGGCCGCCGACTTGATCGGCACGGGCTGTCCGCCCCGGTACGCGACGGCACACCCGCCGATGCCGTTGCCGCCATGTGCGGCGCGCACGCTCAGGTGCTGTCCGCCGCTGAGGTGTCGATCGGGCTGCGCGTCGCCGGTGCCACCCGGGCCGATGTCGCGGATGCGTTGTGGCGCGAGCGTAGCCTGGTCAAGACGTTCGGGCCGCGCGGCACCGTACACCTGCTACCGACCCGTGAGCTGCCACTGTGGACCGGCGCGCTCAGCGCCATCCCACCGTCTTCGACCACCATGCCCGCCGACGCGCGGCTGACCCCCGACCAGACCGACGAGGTCATCGCCGCCGTCGCGGCCGCGCTGGCCGACGCGGAACTGACCATCGACGAACTCAGTACAGAGGTGGTCGCCCGCACCAGCCCCTGGGCCGCCGACCCGGTGGTGCCGGCCTTCGGAGGCAGGTGGCCACGCTGGCGGCAGGCCATGCACCTGGCCGCGCACCGCGGGGCACTCTGTTTCGGCCCGAACCGCGGGCGGAAGGTCACCTACACCAGCCCACGGCGGTGGCTGCCCGGACTCCAGCCGGCCCCGGCCGCCGACGCCCTCGCCGGTCTGGTCCGGCGCTACCTGCACGCGTACGGCCCGGCCACACCACAGCAGTTCGCGCAGTGGCTGTCCGCGCCTCGCCGCTGGGCGACTGAACTGTTCGACTCCCTCGCCAGCGAACTGGAAGAGGTCGAGGTCGACGGCAGCCCCGCCTGGGTCCGTGCCGGCGACACCGAGCCGCCACCCACGCCACCGCACGGGGTGCAGCTACTGCCGTACTTCGACGCCTACACCGTTGGCTGCCACCCGCGTAACCGGCTCTTCCCGGGGCCCGCCGCGCAACGCGCGCTCGCCGGTGGTCAGGCCGGCAACTTTCCGGTACTGCTCATCGACGGCACTGTCGCAGGGGTGTGGCACCAGCGCCGCTCCAGACGCAGCCTGGACGTCACGGTCGAGCCGCTTACCCCGCTCACCGTCGCCGAGCGTCGGGAGCTCGACGACCGGGTTGAACGTCTCGGGCAGATCCTGGAGGAGAAACCACAGCTGACCATCGGCACGGTGCTCGTGGGCGGCCACGCGTAA
- a CDS encoding epoxide hydrolase family protein, which translates to MSEDITPFRIDIPQEQLDDLRDRLARTRWPVALPGDDWDTGVPTAWLREMVDYWRTGYDWRAAEARLNEFPQFTTTIDGQRIHFMHVRSPEPDAFPLVLTHGWPGSVVEFLDLIGPLTNPRAHGGDPADAFHVVIPSLPGFGFSGPTTDAGWDTDRIARAWAELMRRLGYQRYGAQGGDIGAAVSPQLGRVAPDRVAGVHVNGGPGPLPPLPLTDDDLASLSDLERDRIRRIEAFMQEEFGYIAIQSTRPQTLAYGLTDSPAGQFAWAMDKFREWTHPREVLPDKIIDRDRLLTNATIYWMTGTAGSSAYVGYAQESAWGATRPNSGVPTAAVVFAHDVGIRRYAERENTITRWVDVDRGGHFAALEEPETLTADIRAFFRNLR; encoded by the coding sequence ATGAGCGAAGACATCACCCCGTTCCGCATCGACATCCCACAGGAACAGCTCGACGACCTGCGCGACCGGCTCGCCCGGACCCGCTGGCCCGTCGCGCTGCCCGGCGACGACTGGGACACCGGCGTCCCCACCGCCTGGCTGCGGGAGATGGTCGACTACTGGCGCACCGGCTACGACTGGCGCGCGGCTGAAGCGCGGCTCAACGAGTTTCCGCAGTTCACCACCACGATCGACGGGCAGCGGATCCATTTCATGCACGTCCGCTCCCCGGAACCGGACGCGTTCCCGCTGGTCCTGACCCACGGCTGGCCCGGTTCGGTGGTGGAGTTCCTCGACCTGATCGGACCGCTGACCAACCCACGCGCCCACGGCGGTGACCCAGCCGATGCGTTCCACGTGGTCATCCCGTCACTGCCCGGGTTCGGTTTCTCCGGGCCGACCACCGATGCCGGGTGGGACACCGATCGCATCGCTCGGGCCTGGGCCGAGCTGATGCGCCGGCTGGGCTACCAGCGCTACGGGGCGCAGGGCGGCGACATCGGAGCCGCGGTCAGCCCGCAACTGGGCCGGGTCGCGCCGGACCGCGTCGCCGGCGTCCACGTCAACGGCGGCCCCGGCCCGCTGCCGCCACTGCCGCTGACCGACGACGACCTGGCCAGCCTGTCCGACCTCGAACGCGACCGGATCCGCCGGATCGAGGCGTTCATGCAGGAGGAGTTCGGCTACATCGCCATCCAGTCCACCCGGCCGCAGACTCTCGCGTACGGCCTGACCGACTCCCCAGCCGGCCAGTTCGCCTGGGCCATGGACAAGTTCCGCGAGTGGACCCACCCCCGCGAGGTCCTACCGGACAAGATCATCGACCGGGACCGACTGCTGACCAACGCGACGATCTACTGGATGACCGGTACGGCCGGCTCGTCGGCGTACGTCGGCTACGCCCAGGAGTCCGCCTGGGGCGCCACCAGACCGAACTCTGGCGTACCCACCGCCGCGGTCGTTTTCGCCCATGACGTCGGCATCCGCCGCTACGCCGAGCGCGAGAACACCATCACCCGCTGGGTCGACGTCGACCGGGGCGGCCACTTCGCCGCACTGGAGGAACCCGAGACATTGACCGCCGACATCCGCGCCTTCTTCCGGAACCTCCGCTGA
- a CDS encoding helix-turn-helix transcriptional regulator — MLETSARLLRLLSLLQTPRDWTGADLAERLEVDVRTVRRDVDKLRTLGYPVHATPGVAGYRLGAGANLPPLLLDDEEAIAVAVGLRTAASGTVAGIEESSVRALAKLEQVLPSRLRHRVNLLHSFTVIVPATGPTVDPETLTAVAAACRDHHRLRFDYRSHDGTTSVRTAEPHRLVHAGRRWYLIAWDVERTDWRTYRLDRLMPRVPTGPRFAPREAPDVDLAGYLSRGVSTAAYRYQARITLHVPADTAAEQILPTVGVIEAVDPQTCLLHTGSNSLDELTVYLGLFDLPFTVHEPPELIARIRALATRLTDAVR; from the coding sequence ATGCTGGAAACCTCGGCGCGGCTGCTCCGCCTGCTGTCCCTGCTGCAGACCCCGCGCGACTGGACCGGCGCAGACCTGGCCGAGCGCCTCGAGGTCGACGTACGGACCGTCCGGCGCGACGTCGACAAGCTGCGTACCCTCGGCTATCCGGTGCATGCCACGCCGGGCGTGGCCGGCTACCGGCTCGGCGCCGGCGCGAACCTCCCGCCGCTTCTGCTCGACGACGAGGAGGCGATCGCCGTCGCCGTCGGGCTGCGCACCGCCGCGAGCGGCACGGTCGCCGGCATCGAGGAAAGCTCGGTACGCGCGCTCGCCAAGCTCGAACAGGTTCTCCCGTCGCGACTACGGCACCGGGTGAACCTGCTGCACTCGTTCACCGTGATCGTCCCCGCGACCGGCCCGACCGTCGACCCCGAGACCCTGACCGCCGTGGCGGCGGCCTGCCGTGATCATCATCGGCTCCGCTTCGACTACCGCAGCCACGACGGCACGACGTCAGTCCGCACGGCAGAGCCCCACCGGCTCGTCCACGCCGGCAGACGGTGGTACCTGATCGCCTGGGACGTCGAGCGAACCGACTGGCGCACGTACCGTCTGGACCGGCTGATGCCCCGCGTCCCGACGGGTCCCCGTTTCGCCCCGCGCGAGGCGCCCGACGTCGACCTCGCCGGGTATCTGTCTCGTGGCGTCTCGACCGCGGCCTACCGATACCAGGCACGCATCACCCTGCACGTACCCGCCGACACGGCCGCGGAGCAGATCCTCCCGACCGTCGGCGTCATCGAGGCCGTCGACCCGCAGACCTGCCTCCTACACACCGGATCGAACTCCCTCGACGAGCTGACGGTTTACCTCGGCCTGTTCGACCTCCCCTTCACCGTGCACGAACCACCCGAACTGATCGCGCGCATCCGCGCCCTCGCCACCCGCCTCACCGACGCCGTCCGCTGA
- a CDS encoding carboxylesterase/lipase family protein, with translation MTDRGPVRGTVAADHRSFEGIPYASAARFTSPRPVSAWTTVRDAATAGPACAQARGNEVGVPSLVEDCLNLNVFDPTGGGARLPVMVWIHGGSFKYGAGSMYDAGRLAAANHVVVVTINYRLGLLGSLAHPALDGPHGDVRSGDYGLQDQQAALRWVRANAHAFGGDPANVTLFGESAGGYSTCAQLASPSAAGLVQRAVIQSAPCGVSWAMSRQDGRALAAEVAEKLGCATAADVANCMRTVDLGPLLRVNEEYGFIPPVAGGRVLPIDPTEALRTGRFNRVPVMQGTNHDEYQLMVAGPEVITGHVMTADEYAPTIRAEFGAQADEVLAEYPLSRYPSAAQALAAVQTDHEYAYGAVVTNTMLSRYVPTYTYDFAERDTPWLTGLPKPSFTLGSYHLLDVAYLFTVDFITPLDETQQRVARDMSAYWTAFARNGAPSAAGLPKWSPFTRGGQYTQSLSSERIGRTNFQADHHYAFWAELAG, from the coding sequence ATGACTGACCGAGGCCCGGTCCGCGGTACGGTCGCCGCCGATCACCGCTCCTTCGAGGGCATTCCGTACGCGTCCGCGGCCCGGTTCACCTCTCCGCGGCCCGTCTCGGCGTGGACCACGGTCCGCGACGCGGCCACCGCCGGACCGGCCTGCGCGCAGGCGCGGGGCAACGAGGTCGGCGTCCCGAGCCTTGTCGAGGACTGCCTCAACCTCAACGTCTTCGACCCGACGGGCGGCGGCGCCCGGCTGCCGGTGATGGTGTGGATCCACGGCGGCAGCTTCAAGTACGGCGCGGGCAGCATGTACGACGCCGGTCGGCTCGCCGCGGCCAACCACGTCGTGGTGGTCACCATCAACTACCGTCTCGGCCTGCTGGGCTCGCTGGCGCACCCCGCGCTGGACGGCCCGCACGGCGATGTCCGCTCCGGTGACTACGGCTTGCAGGACCAGCAGGCGGCGCTGCGCTGGGTACGGGCCAACGCCCACGCGTTCGGCGGAGACCCTGCCAACGTCACACTGTTCGGCGAGTCGGCCGGCGGTTACAGCACCTGCGCGCAGCTCGCCTCACCGAGCGCGGCCGGACTGGTTCAACGGGCCGTCATCCAGAGCGCGCCCTGCGGAGTGAGCTGGGCGATGTCCCGGCAGGACGGCCGGGCACTGGCCGCCGAGGTCGCCGAGAAGCTGGGCTGCGCCACCGCGGCCGACGTCGCGAACTGCATGCGCACCGTCGACCTCGGCCCGCTGCTCAGAGTCAACGAGGAGTATGGGTTCATCCCGCCGGTGGCGGGCGGCCGGGTGCTTCCGATCGACCCGACCGAGGCGCTGAGAACCGGAAGGTTCAACCGGGTGCCGGTCATGCAGGGCACCAACCACGACGAGTACCAGCTCATGGTCGCCGGTCCGGAGGTCATCACCGGGCACGTCATGACTGCCGACGAGTACGCCCCGACCATCCGGGCCGAGTTCGGCGCGCAGGCGGACGAGGTTCTCGCCGAATACCCGCTGAGTCGCTACCCCAGCGCCGCCCAGGCGCTCGCCGCGGTCCAGACCGACCACGAGTACGCGTACGGTGCGGTGGTCACGAACACCATGCTCAGCCGGTACGTGCCCACCTACACGTACGACTTCGCCGAGCGGGACACGCCGTGGTTGACCGGGCTGCCCAAGCCCAGCTTCACGCTCGGCTCCTACCACCTACTCGACGTGGCCTACCTGTTCACAGTGGACTTCATCACGCCGCTGGACGAGACGCAGCAGCGAGTCGCCCGGGACATGAGCGCGTACTGGACCGCCTTCGCCCGTAACGGTGCGCCGAGCGCCGCCGGGTTGCCGAAGTGGTCGCCGTTCACTCGCGGCGGCCAGTACACACAATCGCTGTCGAGCGAGCGGATCGGCCGGACGAACTTCCAGGCCGACCACCACTACGCCTTCTGGGCAGAGCTCGCAGGCTGA
- a CDS encoding SDR family oxidoreductase translates to MAYLTGKTALVTGASRGIGRAIAQRLAADGALVAVHYGSNDAAARETVLAIEQAGGQAFAVRAELGRPGDVDTLFAGLTVGLGERPLDILVNNAAIGAPIPVEKTTPELFERVFAVNVQAPFFIIQRALPLLRDGGRIINISSSATRIAMPEIAYAMTKGAVDVLGRSLANTVGDRGITVNTVAPGVTETDMNAWLRDLPEAKAGIAGATALGRVGQPEDIADVVAFLASDQARWVTGHLLEATGGIFLGPRM, encoded by the coding sequence ATGGCATACCTGACCGGCAAGACCGCACTCGTGACCGGCGCCTCCCGCGGGATCGGCCGGGCGATCGCCCAGCGGCTGGCGGCCGATGGTGCGCTGGTCGCCGTGCACTACGGCAGCAACGACGCCGCCGCGCGTGAGACGGTCCTGGCGATCGAGCAGGCCGGCGGGCAGGCGTTCGCCGTGCGCGCCGAGCTGGGCCGTCCCGGCGACGTGGACACGCTGTTCGCCGGGCTCACCGTGGGCCTGGGCGAGCGGCCGCTGGACATCCTGGTCAACAACGCGGCGATCGGAGCGCCCATCCCCGTCGAGAAGACCACGCCGGAGCTGTTCGAGCGGGTGTTCGCGGTGAACGTACAGGCGCCGTTCTTCATCATCCAGCGGGCGCTGCCGCTGCTCCGCGACGGCGGCCGGATCATCAACATCTCCTCGTCCGCCACCCGGATCGCGATGCCCGAGATCGCGTACGCGATGACCAAGGGCGCGGTCGACGTCCTCGGTCGGAGCCTGGCCAACACGGTGGGTGACCGTGGCATCACGGTCAACACGGTGGCGCCGGGTGTCACCGAGACCGACATGAACGCGTGGCTGCGTGACCTGCCGGAGGCCAAGGCCGGAATCGCCGGCGCGACCGCGCTGGGCCGCGTCGGGCAGCCCGAGGACATCGCCGACGTGGTGGCGTTCCTCGCCTCCGACCAGGCCCGCTGGGTCACCGGCCACCTGCTCGAGGCGACCGGCGGCATCTTCCTAGGCCCGCGTATGTAG